One part of the Diadema setosum chromosome 6, eeDiaSeto1, whole genome shotgun sequence genome encodes these proteins:
- the LOC140229451 gene encoding uncharacterized protein yields MILTTVHCEGVEANLSTCQHTRQVDGQCPGSDVAGVKCSPPIKKDQPVAMKRGGGGGSRGGSSGGGGSRGGGSRGGSSRSGSSRSGSSRSGSSRGRSSGKSSGSRRRTYSGDLDYDYGDSGGGGGGRTRLAAWQIILIVLGVIGLVVMAMSACCTVFTTKGTVRQTEGEITYQNGNKIELKDNTTSSATPLKADVDF; encoded by the exons ATGATACTAACCACTGTGCATTGTGAAGGAGTGGAAGCTAACCTGTCAACATGTCAACACACACGGCAAGTGGACGGACAATGTCCTGGTTCAGACGTCGCCGGAGTGAAATGCTCACCACCAATAAAAAAGG ATCAACCAGTCGCTATGAAACGCGGAGGTGGTGGCGGCTCCCGAGGTGGTAGTTCCGGAGGCGGTGGTTCCCGAGGTGGTGGCTCCCGGGGTGGTAGCTCCCGAAGTGGTAGCTCCCGAAGTGGTAGCTCCCGAAGTGGTAGTTCCCGAGGTAGAAGCTCCGGAAAATCTAGCGGGTCAAGACGCCGAACGTATTCAG GAGACTTAGATTATGATTACGGTGATAGTGGTGGTGGAGGTGGTGGTCGGACAAGACTTGCTGCCTGGCAGATCATCCTGATCGTACTCGGCGTGATAGGCCTTGTGGTCATGGCGATGTCCGCCTGTTGCACAGTTTTCACGACGAAAGGGACAGTCCGTCAAACCGAGGGGGAGATCACCTACCAGAATGGAAACAAGATCGAGTTAAAGGATAACACAACCTCAAGTGCCACGCCTCTCAAAGCTGATGTGGATTTTTAg